The Aliivibrio fischeri genome contains a region encoding:
- a CDS encoding ParB/RepB/Spo0J family partition protein, giving the protein MAIKTSDLNAKLFGKTNKRRATTPVEAQKAAKSQAQVIELAVAGEDLVTFELRKIPAKDVSSSTVVFAENAREQSFLTEHALSDILSTLRDRGQQYPAVGRVVEGGKIEVLDGSRRRMSCILAEQDFLIYVAEGINTKHAKFLSDVANAHKPLSLYERGKEMQAMLSRGDVADQKELAKVCQCSEALVSGALKAATLPLELLQAYPSVSEIGRPTVVKLHKLYNALSEEEQKTLLKQCAGEQGAAWTRSTALGVSRMTKEVTELIEVWIEDLLPKKEPAKSLTTELVKGRASYKRKGSGLTLNLKKVDDALMEDILEYISQKVS; this is encoded by the coding sequence ATGGCGATTAAAACTTCTGACTTAAACGCAAAATTATTTGGTAAAACTAATAAGCGTCGTGCGACAACTCCTGTCGAAGCACAAAAAGCAGCTAAATCACAAGCTCAAGTTATTGAATTAGCTGTTGCTGGTGAAGATTTAGTGACGTTTGAGTTACGTAAAATTCCTGCTAAAGATGTGAGTTCATCAACGGTAGTCTTTGCTGAAAATGCTCGTGAACAGTCTTTTTTAACTGAGCATGCACTATCAGATATCTTATCTACATTACGTGATCGTGGTCAGCAATATCCAGCTGTTGGTCGTGTAGTTGAAGGCGGCAAGATTGAAGTTCTTGATGGTAGCCGTCGTCGTATGTCATGTATTTTGGCTGAGCAAGATTTCTTAATCTATGTTGCCGAAGGTATTAATACAAAACATGCCAAATTCTTATCAGATGTTGCCAATGCTCATAAACCACTTTCATTATATGAACGCGGTAAAGAAATGCAGGCAATGCTTTCTCGTGGTGATGTTGCAGATCAAAAAGAATTAGCAAAAGTATGCCAATGCAGTGAAGCTTTAGTCAGTGGAGCTCTAAAAGCAGCGACTTTACCATTGGAATTACTACAAGCTTACCCAAGCGTAAGTGAAATAGGTCGTCCAACTGTAGTTAAGCTTCATAAGCTCTATAACGCCCTCTCAGAAGAAGAGCAGAAAACCTTATTAAAGCAATGTGCTGGTGAACAAGGAGCTGCCTGGACGCGTTCTACGGCTCTTGGTGTTAGTCGAATGACTAAAGAAGTAACAGAGCTGATTGAAGTATGGATTGAAGATCTATTACCGAAAAAAGAACCAGCAAAATCGTTAACGACTGAATTAGTAAAAGGACGTGCTTCTTATAAGCGTAAAGGTTCGGGTTTAACACTGAATTTGAAAAAAGTTGATGATGCCTTGATGGAAGATATTCTTGAGTACATTAGTCAAAAAGTATCGTAA
- a CDS encoding nucleoside triphosphate pyrophosphohydrolase family protein, with translation MHLSQLTPAVYQKLYQDIEQFRSTFDLAVDSPESLDEKNDLLHTSLAIEELTELAEADSKIEQADAIVDTVYVLMGRAVHLGTKNIEDNLSISYLVDLLLNVAKNLNIEFIPCWDEVHSSNMSKVCKTEDEYQATKAFYAEQGIELMSTEKGGFIIAKCAQNVELENKVIKQGKVLKSVNYRPADLAPLV, from the coding sequence ATGCATTTAAGTCAATTAACTCCAGCGGTTTACCAAAAGCTTTATCAAGATATCGAACAGTTCAGAAGTACCTTTGACTTAGCTGTTGATTCACCTGAATCACTAGATGAAAAAAATGATCTATTACATACATCTCTAGCTATTGAAGAGTTAACTGAACTTGCTGAAGCGGATAGTAAAATTGAACAAGCGGATGCTATTGTTGATACGGTTTATGTATTAATGGGAAGAGCTGTTCACCTTGGAACAAAGAATATAGAAGATAATCTAAGTATTTCGTACCTAGTAGATTTACTTCTAAACGTTGCTAAAAATCTGAATATTGAATTTATTCCATGTTGGGATGAAGTTCATTCAAGCAACATGAGCAAAGTATGTAAAACTGAAGATGAATACCAAGCAACAAAAGCCTTCTATGCAGAGCAAGGCATTGAACTAATGTCGACAGAAAAAGGCGGCTTTATTATCGCGAAATGCGCACAAAATGTAGAACTAGAAAATAAAGTAATTAAACAGGGTAAAGTTCTTAAATCAGTAAATTACCGACCTGCTGATTTAGCACCACTGGTTTAA